Part of the Maridesulfovibrio sp. genome, TATCTGCACTGGTAAAAAACAAAACCGGGGTTCTGGCTGAATCATCAGCCGCCTTTCAAAAAAATAAAATAAACATCACTTCCATTTCCTGCGGAGAAACAGAAAACATGGACGTTTCACGCATGGTAATATGCGCCGAGGGCAACAAAGAAGAAATTGCTAAAGTTACTGAGCAACTTAAGGCCATGGATTTTGTCATTCAGCTTGACGATCTCGCCCGCAAGGAATTTGTGGACCGCGAGCTCGTGCTTATAAAAGTTGAAGTAAACAAAGACACCATGTCGCAAATTATGCAGATTTTCGAAGTATTCCGGGCCGACGTTGTCGGGATGGGGCAGAAAACCATTACCGTAGAACTGAGCGGAGACCAGGAAAGGGTCGAAGGCCTTATCAAAATCCTCCAGCCTTTCGGGATAAAAAGCCTCTGCCGAACAGGTATGATCGCACTCAAACGCGGAGATGAATAACTCTCAACCAACGCGGAATTGTTCATAATCCAGACGGAACTTCCAGACCGTATAAAGGTGCGCAGATGACCATAACATCACTAGATGAAATAATTACAGCGGTCCGCAATCACGACCGGCCGGCACGCGTGGCAATTGCTCCATGCGCTGAAGAATTTGTAATCCGATCCGCCCTCACTGCACATAAAGAAGGCATTGCCGAACCGATATTCATCGGCAACAGAGAAAAGTCCCTTGCCGTAGCTGAAAAGCACGGATTAGACATAGGCGGATTTGAATTTCATGATGAACAGGATGATGTCGAAGCAGTAGCAACTGCTGTCTCCTACTTTAAAAATGGCAAAGCCGACCTGATCATGAAAGGTCTGGTCAGTACCAGCACGGTACTCAAAGCCATCCTCAATAAACAGACAGGAGTACCCACCAGAGGGATCATAAGTCACGTAACAGTATTTGAAGCATCCTCCCAAAAAAGACTCATCCTGCTGACTGATGCAGGAGTTAACATCAAACCCAACCTGCAACGCAAAGCAGACATCCTGCGCAACGCAATTGATGTTGCGCGTAAGCTCGGAATGGAAAAGCCTAAAGCGGCAATCCTTGCTGCAACAGAAAAGGTGAACTACCCGGCCATGCCCGCAACTCTTGATGCGGACATCCTTGCTAAGATGGCTGCTGAAGACGCTTTCGGGGATGCATACGTCGCAGGTCCGCTGGCCTTGGATCTTGCTATTTCTTCAACAGCGGCAACCTGCAAGGGGATTGATAATCCTGTGGCCGGTTGCGCAGACATCCTGCTTACCCCTGAAATTGAAAGCGGAAATATCCTTTACAAGGCTTTGGCTACCATTGCCGGAAAAACCATGGCCAGCGTTGTCGTTGGAAGTGAAGTTCCCATTGTTGTTTCATCAAGAGGAGACTCCGACAGTTCTAAATTCCATTCCATTGCACTGGCCTGCTACCTTTCTGGGATGTAAATAGAAAACTACAAGACTAAGCTAATACATGCTACGTTAAAGCAAGTGTCCGAATAAGACTAGGGAGAGGGTATGAAAATTAGATACAAGCTCATCACATTAATAACGATCTTACTACTAGCCCCTCAATACGTTTTTGCAGCAAGACAGCTCACTTTCGCGACTGACCCCTTCCCTCCCTACTACTATGAGGAAGACGGCATCCCTAGAGGCCTTCAGTATGAATTGGCTAAGATAGTTTTCGACAAAATGCATTTAAGCTTTAAACTTATATTTGTTCCTTGGAAAAGAGCTTTACTTATGGCTGAATCAGGGAAGGTGGATGGAATTTTCGGATTACGCAAAACAGAAGAGCGGCAACGTTGGCTGATATATCCTGAAGAGCCACTCATGAATGTCGTTACCGTTATCTTTAAACGTGCGGATGACCCTTTTGAATATAACGGCATCCAGTCGTTGAAAGGGAAAAAGGTCGGAATAACAAAAGGCTACACATATGGGAGTAATTTTGACAACAGCACTTTATTCGAAAAAGAACAAGTATCCAGTATACGCCATAATTTTCTAAAACTACTGGCCGGAAGAATTGACTTAGTAGCTGGTTACCGCGCTGTTGGCGTAAACACTATGGCAAATATGAACCTGCAAGAGCGTATAGCTATCTGCCCAAACAATGTGTACACGACCGCACTCTATATCGGATTTACCAAAGTTCCGGGATATGGGAGAATAAGCCAAAAATTTTCGAAAGAACTTAATGAATTTAAAAAATCGATTGATTGCAATGACTTTATACGAAAAATGGATATTCCCAAAGAAATGATCACACCGTGTAAATAAACTGCTAAATTATAAATCAGGCATGGCTGGATGTACACAAAACCCATACACCGGAACCGATCAGCAATATCCCTAACACGGAAGTAAGCGATATGTGTTCCCTGTAAATCACAGCCCCCAAGGGGATAAGGCACGCCATAACCACACCGTTAACCAGAATCGGCAGGGTGTTTACATTCGCCCCGGCTTTATAAGTAAGCAGAACCCCGATCTCAATCCCGAAAACCGCCAACCCTAAAAGAAGAACAGGCCAGTTTTTAAAACTAACAACATCAAACAATTCTATCTTCCCGGTCTGGAAATACATTCCCACCAGACTGAAAACCATGGCCAAGGCATATGCAAAAGCAAGAGACCCAAAAAAAGAACCGCCTCCGGCTATGCTTTTTTGAGCAAGGTGATAAATCACGGAAGAAGCCACTACAACCGCGATTGAACCATAGAATGCAAACATTTTGAATTTCCCCTGAAATGAAGTAGTGATTTAGTTAGGGAGGATAACTACTCCCGCTTATTAACTTTTACCACTGAAAACTATTCATTCCCTGTATGAGCAAAACTAATCCGTCCAACCTTGATCTTAATTTGCTGGTCATACTCGATACAATTTTCACCGAGCGCAGCCTGACCCTTGCCGGAAACAAGTTGTTCATGACCCAGTCCGCCGTCAGCCATGCCCTCTCCAAACTGCGCCATCACTTTGATGACCGACTCTTTGTTCGCCGCGGTAATATCATGGAAGCGACTCCGCTATGCAAAACAATACACAGAAACATCGCCCCCAGCCTGAAAACCATAAACCAGTCTATTGCCGACCGAGGTGAATTCGACCCGGCATCATCCAAAAGGACATTCAGCCTAGGACTCAGCGACTATCTATGCAAATTGCTACTTCCTGATATATTACAGTTAATTGAAAACAGAGCTCCAGAAATATCGATTCGCATAATGCAGACAACTTATGAAAAACGGGAAGAAATGCTACAAAACGGCAAATTGGATGTTTTTCTTGGCTGCCCCAGAAATTACGGGGCTGGGGTACTCAAGGAGAAGCTGTTTGACGACAGGGAAGTCTGTGTGATCCGCAATGACCACCCAATCCAAGGCAAGGTAATGAATGAAGCAGAAATGGCCGATAGTGAATTTGCAGCCCTTTCACTTTCAGAGTCCGGGCTGGGATTTCTTGAAGATTACCTATACCGCAAAGGAGTGCAGCGAAAAATAAAAATCGTGTTGCAGCAGGAAACTGTGATCCCTTCACTGGTGGAGAACTCGGACCTTGTCGGCAGCGTAGCCCAACGCTTGGCAGAAATGTATGCAGCGAAGGGACGTTTACGCATAGTCCAACTGCCCTTAAAAAATACTGAATTCGAAGTATCTCAGCATTGGCATTCATTAAATGATAATGATCCTGCACAGCAATGGATACGCTCAGTAATTAAGGAAGTCGCAACACAACTCCCCCCACTGGGACATAGTTTATAACATCCAACCAGTTTACAACTCTCCAAAAAAAGATGATATTTTTCCAATCAAAAGTAGTTATTATCTGAACCACACTTGCGTAATAAACTTTTTTTATTTTATAAGTACAATTAACACACAGAATAAGAATTTCCCGCAAAAAGGAGAAAACATGCCTGAAAAACTTAAACTAACATTATCCATAGCTGTGATATTCCTGATGGCTGCTGCTTCGGTCGTCATGGCTGCTTTTTTCCCGGCTGCGGAGTCTGGAATTTCCCTCTCGCAAATAATTATTATTTGTATTGCCATTGTCGCAACAATACTGGCATTTATTTCCCTTAACTCCGGTTTGAACAGTCAGCAGGAGACTCTGTGCAACTACCTCATAGACCTGAGCAAAGGCAAAGCAAAGGCTTCCATTCCTGCCAGCCTTGATGACAATGTTAATGAGACAGCGCAAAAAGCAGGTAAAGCAATCCATGAACTGGCTGAAAACTTCAAAAAATCAGAAGAAGAAGCAGAAAACCTGCGCAACAGATTAAACAAAGCTGAATCAGAAACCAAAAACGTTCGCAAAGAACTTGCTGATCAAAAAGACGTACTTGAATCCATCAGCAAGTCGGCTGCAAATGCGGGCGGCATATCCGGAAAACTTTTCGCGGGTATTGAGGAACTCAGTGCACAGGTAAACCAAGTTAGCGCAGGCATGGAACTGCAGCGTGACCGTGTTACCGAAACAGCCACAGCAATGGAAGAAATGAACAGCACAGTTCTGGAAGTAGCTCAGAATGCCAGCCTTGCAGCCAACAGTTCTGCCCAGTCCAAAGACAATGCTGTTCATGGCGCTAAAGGAGTTGCAGAGGCAATCCAATCTTTTGAACAAATCAAGGATACCATCCTTAACCTCAAGGGGACCATGGGAACCTTGGGCGAACAGGCAGACAACATCGGCCAGATCATGACAGTTATCACCGATATTGCCGACCAGACCAACCTTCTCGCTTTGAACGCAGCTATTGAAGCTGCCCGGGCAGGAGAAGCAGGACGTGGCTTCGCAGTTGTAGCTGATGAAGTCCGTAAACTTGCAGAAAAAACAATGGACGCAACGAAAGGCGTTGGACAGGCCGTATCCAAAATTCAGGATAATGCACGCGAAAACATCGCTGCTGTTGAATCTGCAGCTGAAGATATTGTGAACTCCACTGAAGCAGCGGCCAAATCCGGCGAACTCATGGAAGCAATTGTTGGTTTCGTTGACGAGACCAATACTCAAGTTGAATCCATTGCCGCAGCAAGTGAAGAGCAGTCCGCAGCATCCGAAGAGATCAACATGGCCATCAGTGACGTGGCAAGAGTTGCTTCGGAAACATCGGAAGGCATGTCCGCATCCGCCCACGCGCTTACCGAAATCGCAAGTGTAGTCGAAGAACTTGATTCAATTGTACAGGGTATTTCATCCGGCAGAATTGTGGATACCAGCTCCGGTAAAATCGTTGAGTGGTCAGACGATCTTTCAGTTGATGTCCGCATCATTGATGAACATCACATGAAACTGCTCGACCTGATCAACGAACTGTACGGAGCCATGCGTCAACGCAAGGCTGACACCATCATCGGCGAAGTGGCTGAGAGACTGCTTGAGTACACCATCTACCACTTTGGATACGAAGAGAAAATTTTCGACAAACACGGATATCCTGAAAAAGATCCGCACAAGAAACTGCATAAAACCTTCATCGATAAAATCGCTGATTTCAAAGCCGATGTCGAGCGAGGCAAAGTTACTGCCTCAACGGATATTATCCGCTTCCTCAAAGACTGGCTCATCAAGCACATCATGGTCGTTGATGCCAAGTACACTGACTTCATGCATGAACACGGCTACGATTAAGCTTAACTAATCAGAATAACAAAAGAGGCCCTGGAACAAATGTTTCAGGGCCTCTCATTTTTTGATGTAATAAATTAGCTATGCTTTACTCAGAAAGGACTTAATTCCAGCTCCAAGACGCTTAATGCCTTCTACAATGTGCTCTTCATCGGAGTTTGAGAAGTTCAAGCGGAAAGTATTCTCACCGCTGCCGTCGACGTAGAAGGGACGGCCGGGAACAAAGGCAACTTTATTCTTGATAGCCTCATCAAAAAGATCCATGGAGGACATTCCTTCAGGCAAGGTTACCCAGAGGAACATGCCGCCTTCAGGTCTGGTAACTTTAGCCTCAGCCGGGAAATATTCCTCAATGGCCCGGACCATTGCCGCACGCTGGTTTCCATAACGTTCGCGAATCTTCTCAATATGGTTATCGAGCGGATTATCAGTAACATACTGATGCATAACCCGCTGAGCGAATGTGCTGGTATGCAAGTCAGAAGCCTGCTTGGCGATAATCAACTTATCACGGGTTTCTCCGCCGCAGACCATCCAGCCGAGACGGAATCCCGGAGCTGCAACCTTGGAGAAAGAACCTAAAAGGATTCCATTATCTTCAAGGTAGCCGCGAACAACAGGCTTTTCAAACTCACCCATGAACCGGAGTTCACCGTAAGGATCATCCTCTACGAAAAGAACATCACGCCCCTTGAGAATGTCCGCCACGCCCTGACGTTTCTCCGCACTGTAGGTCAAGCCCGAAGGATTCTGGAAATTGGTTACAGCGTAGAACATTTTTGCTTCATTCTCATCAAGAACCCTTTCCAGCTCGGCAAGATCAGGACCATCCTCCTCAAGACCTACGGTGAGGAAATTTGATTCAAAAACGGAAAATGACTGGATAGCGCCAAGATAACCGGGACGTTCGATAACAACATTATCCCCGGCATTAAGAAAAACCTTACCCAACAAGTCCAGACACTGCTGTGAACCAGAGGTAATCAAAATTTCATCAGCATCAACCTTAATGCCTTTTTTCTCCATGTAACGATCAGCAATGTACTGACGCAAAGGCTGAAAACCTTCTGTTGTGGAGTACTGCATGGACTGCGGTCCACTTTCACGCATAACTTTAACCGCAGCAGCCTCAAGGTCGGACACAGGAAAAAGTTCGGGATTGGGCAAGCCTCCGGCAAAAGAAATAATTGAAGAATCTTCAGTTACTTTCAGAATTTCACGGATAAAAGATCTGTGAACTGTAGACATACGGTCTGCAAACTTAACGGGCATATTAGCCTCCTTGAGAATATGTGATGCCGAAAGAAAGGCATTAGGAATTACGCCACTGAAAAATATAACAGTGGGATTTCGGCAGTTCGTTGCTTATTTTCGGGTAAAATAAAGGAATGCGAACGTTGGAATGGAAGAAAGCATACTGATTTTCATTTAGAACACAAGTAGCAAAACAGTTTTTTTACTGCAGTACAGAAAAAAGAATACTTAAATCAGGATCTTCAATATGGATTTCTCTAAATCCTCAAAGAGTAAAGGCTTTGTAATATAATCGTCAGCACCTGATTCCGTAAATTTCTCGGCGTCGCCGGACATTGCGTAAGCTGAAACCGCAATAAGGGGCATGCGGCTTACAACCTTTCCTATAGCCCCGGAACGGACCTGCCTGATCACTTCTACCCCATCCACAACAGGCATCTGAATATCTATCAATGCCAAATCATATTCATTTGCGGCAAGCATCTCCAACGCTCGCCCCCCATTTTCAGCTATATGGACTTCATAACCCATTTTTTCAAGCTGTTTTTGAATAGCAAACCTGCTGACCATATCATCATCAGCTATCAGAATTTTCGCAGATTGCCTCTGCTCGCCCAGAGCATCGGATTCCTCTGCAATCAGGGGCATTATAAACGAAAAGACTGTCCCTTCTCCCAATATACTGGAAACATAAATTTCACCGCCCATCACTTTTAAAACCCGCTTGCAGATAGACAGTCCCAATCCAGCTCCTTGAAAGCTCCGCTTATAACTACCATCTCCCTGAATAAACGGTTCAAAGAGCTTTTCCAGCATACCATCAGCTATCCCTATTCCAGTGTCCTTCACTTTAAACAAAAGACCATCTGGATGTTTCTCCGCCAGTAGAACTTCAACATCCACCATGCCATGCTCGGTAAATTTCAAAGCATTACCGACAAGATTAACAAGAACCTGCTGCAAACGAAGAGCATCTCCATTTATGGTTTCCGGAACATCTGGACTGATATTAAAATTCAAGACAAGGCCTTTTTCACGAGCTTCCTGCCCGAATAACTGCCTTATCGAATCTATAGTTTCTGCTATTTCAAAAGGAGCTATCTGCAATTCAAACTGTCCAGCTTCAACCATTGTAAGATCTAGAATATCAGTAAGCAAAGAACTCAGCCTGCCGCTGGATTTCATCGCATAATCAACATACTCCAGTTGCTCAGCATCAAGGTCCGTTGTTTTTAAAAGTTGAAGCATCCCCATTATTCCATTGATGGGCGTACGTATTTCATGACTCATATTTGCGAGAAACTCTGATTTAACCTTACTTGCAGCTTCTGCCTTTTCTTTACTTTTCAACAAGGCATCGCTCATAATCTTATGAACAACAGCATCGACAGCTGTAGTTGCCAATTGATTAATCACTTCAGTATCATTTTTAGAAAATTGCCGATCTTTCTTGCACAAACCCAAAACAGCAAAAACTTTACCTTGATACAGGACAGGAGTAATCAAAACATATTGCATATAGTCGTGCCGCAAACCTTTATGCAAATCACTTTCATCAATCTCAACGTTGTAAATTGAACAACATTTACGATAACACTCTAAACACCAATCATCCAATAATGCAGCATCAAGCATCTTCCCTTCATATTTTTTACTTAGGAAAGAATTCAGCTCGGCCTGTTCATTCACATCAATTATAAATTCTTCGGACTCAACAAAACGAAAAAAAACATATTCGCTGCATGTAAGCTTTTCCACCTCTTCAAGAGCACGTCCGATAATTACATCCACACCATGCTCAATGGAATATTCACGAAGCATAAGCCGCGACTTCAGCAATTGCTCCATGAGTTTGCGTTCTGTCGTATCCTGCCCAACAGCCTGAAAACGAACCGCCTGCCCCTGTTCGTTGAAAAAAGCACGATTCGTCCATTCATGCCAGCAGATTTCACCATCCCTGACAACCTCATGCACATGAGTATGAACCGGATTTTCAGGAGTGAGAGTAAGATACCTGTTTTTGACAGCATCCACCGCCTCTTCAGGTAGGAACTCTAGAAATTTGTAGCCAACGAGCTCTTCTTCATTTTTACCAAAAAACTCGCAATATGCCTTATTTACATATGTGAGAGTACTGTCAGGTAAAAACTCGCAAATCATTGCTGGCAGAAGCTCACCTAGCTCATGGTGATTATTCATTTCAACCATAAAGTCCTTCCCGTCAGAAAACACAAATTACCGCCATTAATCCTTATTAAAGACTATATCATAACCTCAGCAAAAACCGCACGGCAAAAAGTGAGGGGGACAGGCTTTTGCCTGTCCCCCTGCGTGCTAGATGATAAGGAGATGGGAACTAATTATTCATCTGCGATTCAATCCATTCTCTTACTTCGGCGTTTACGGGATAATTTCCCTTGAGATCGCCGACCGACTTCCTGAACCTGTCAGCAATGTCCTTAGGCAGTTCAATGCTCATCAGTTCACGAGCCTCTTCCGAGTTCCTGCGTACGAACAGCACTCTCGGCTTATCGTCCCACAGATAAACGGTGAAATAGTTTGTATAGTCACTCTTGGATGTTACCGGTGCAAACTTGGAGTCCCAAGGATGGTTTCCCCATTCAAGGTACAGGGTTACTGCATCTTCAGGAGTCATTTCCCAATCAATGTCCCAGTTCTTATAATCTCTAAGGCTTCCCATAGTTATCTCCTTACTTCTAAAATATTTTTACTAATCGGTTTCCCATCAACCTTGATTTAATAATAACAATTACTATTAGTGAGTCAAGAGATAAATTCCATAAAATTTGAATTTCTGTACTATATGAATTAACCAAGCACGACATCACACAAACAAAACCAATAATATTAAACATTAAGCAATCATGTCTAACCAAGCATATCCAGTCCCTCTAAAAAGTATTCGTACTGAAGAAACCATAAAAAAAAGCCGTTTTATCTGTGACATCAAACCGGTAAGCACACGAGAAGAGGCAAAAGAGTTTATCGCCTCAATAAAAAGCGAATTCCCTGATGCCCGCCACCACTGCTCTGCTTTCATAGCCGGCCCACCCAAGACCGGGGACATGGGCATGAGTGATGATGGAGAACCGCAAGGAACAGCAGGCAAACCCATGCTGCAAGTACTGCAAGGCAGCGGCATCGGGGATATTGCCGCGGTTGTGACCAGATATTTCGGAGGTATCAAACTCGGAACCGGAGGGCTTGTCCGGGCTTATTCAGGTGCAGTTCAGCAAGGCTTAGAAGCCCTTGAAGTGGTAATGAAAGTCCCTATGCGCGTGCTGACTGTCAAAATTTCATACGCACAGGAAGGAATGCTGCGGCGCATGCTTGATGACTACCGTGCTGAAATTGAGGAACAATCCTTCGGAGCCAGCCTGACATTCACTCTGATCATGCCTTCGGATCAGGTAGAAGCATTTAGTGCTCGGATTGTGGAAGAAACCAACGGGACAGCAGAGTTGTTGGTGGAAGAAGAAGATATTTGGAGGTAAAACCCCCTCGCTTCACATGAAGCAAGGGGGTTTTGTTTGGCTTACGGTTTTACTGTCAGAGTATATTTATTGTCCCAGTCGATGTATTTATTAATCAACTCGCGGACCTGAGCGGCATCTGTCTTCGAAGCCCGCTCGATAATCTTTTGATCAAGATTCGGCTCAAATCCCTTTACGATCAGGCTGGCCGCTTCCCGGCTTCGGGAAAGCAGACTCTGATGTTCCTGATAGTACTCACCACGCAGGATATTGCGGGCGCGCAGGAGTTCATCTTCCGGCAAATATTTCTCCTTAAGCATTTTCACGGTCTTATCGAATCCAGCCATGGCCTGCTCAAGCTGTTCCGGCTTGGTACCTATGTAAAAAGCCATGAATCCGGTCTTAGGTGCCTGCCAGAGAAAAGCAGTAACGGTGTAACCAAGGCCCTGCTTGTCACGCAGGTCACGGAAAAGCAAACCGCTCTGCCCTGCAAGAGATGCCCGAAGCAGGGAAAGCCCAGCGGTCGCTTCTTCATCTTCCATGCCCGGAACCGGAAAAACAACCATCAGGTGAGCCTGATTACGATCCGGCAGGGTCATGGTAAGTTTTTTCTCCACTCCCCAATGAGGAGCAGGCACCGCCACTGCAGTGGCTTTAACAACCAGCTTGCCGTCAAGATCTTTTGCAAATGCAGCAAGAGCATCACGGTCATAATCTCCGCAAATGGAAATTACGAAAGGACGGGATGACTGCTTCTTCCAGTAGGCAATGATCTCTTCACGGGAGAATTTCTCCACGTTATCCGGCATACCGAGATGGAAATATGAATAGCTGCCGTCTTTATAAAGAAACGGGAAAATATTCCTGAACGCAAGACTCAGAGGGCGATCCTCTTTACGCTTAATTGCGGAAACCTGATCCTGCTTAACACGATCCAATTCTTCTTCAGCAAAACGCGGGCTGGTGATGAGTTCGCTAACGAGCGGCAACATATCCGCAGTAAAGCGGGATGGAAACTTTGCGTTGATAGCAAAAACTTCACGCCCGGCTGTTGCGCCGAGGGATGCGGCACGATCGGAAACAAAGTCTTCCAACTCTGTTGCGTTCAAGCTTTTAGTTCCGCGAGTCAGGCTCTGGGAAACCATCGCCGCAAGGCCCTGCTCTTTAGGAGAGAGGTCTGCGTCGCCGCCCACCCAGTACATGGACATGGCGGTATAAGGCAGGGTTTCATCAGGAATAAAGACCAGCTTACTGCCGTTAGCCAGTTCGACAGTCGCGGCTTCACCCGGACCGGCAACTTCCGCTTGTGCAGCAGCTTTGGTCTTTGCAGGCCAATTTGCAGCAACGGCTTTTTCAAAATCCTGCGCATCAACTTCTACACCTTCAGGCATGAGCATGCATGCAGCCAGCTTTGTTGGATCAAAGTATTCATCATAAAGCTGCTGCAACTGATCACGAGTGATGTTGCGCAAATCGTAAAGATAGTTATCCTCAGCCTGTTGTCCGCCTTCAAAAAACTGAAAATATCCCAATTTTGAAGCCAGACCGGAAAGGGTTTCCTTGGTCAGGAACAGGGAATCTTCAAGATTGATAACCACTCGATCCATTTCGCGATCAGTGAAATCATTAAAATCGACGGAAGAAAGTTCGATCATGAGTTCCTTCCAGAACTCTTCGACTTTATCCGCATCAAGTGTAGCAAAGACATAAAGCATCCCCGCACGCTCAAGAGTCAGGGATGACACGGAAATACTGTCTACCATGCGCTTTTCATACTTGAACTTGCGGTAAAGACGGGAAGTTTCACCGCCGCCGAGAAGCTCACACATGGTTTCAAGTCCGGCAATCTGGGAAGAGCTCAGGCCGGGAATGGGAAAAGCTGCGCCTATATAAGCCTTATTCCATTTACCGGGAACAACCTTAACGGTGGTCTTACCGGTTGCAGGAACAGGAAAAGCCGTGGGAGGAACAACAGGATTAACGGACTTGCGGCTGCCGCAAAGTCTCTCCGCTT contains:
- a CDS encoding PLP-dependent aminotransferase family protein — its product is MPVKFADRMSTVHRSFIREILKVTEDSSIISFAGGLPNPELFPVSDLEAAAVKVMRESGPQSMQYSTTEGFQPLRQYIADRYMEKKGIKVDADEILITSGSQQCLDLLGKVFLNAGDNVVIERPGYLGAIQSFSVFESNFLTVGLEEDGPDLAELERVLDENEAKMFYAVTNFQNPSGLTYSAEKRQGVADILKGRDVLFVEDDPYGELRFMGEFEKPVVRGYLEDNGILLGSFSKVAAPGFRLGWMVCGGETRDKLIIAKQASDLHTSTFAQRVMHQYVTDNPLDNHIEKIRERYGNQRAAMVRAIEEYFPAEAKVTRPEGGMFLWVTLPEGMSSMDLFDEAIKNKVAFVPGRPFYVDGSGENTFRLNFSNSDEEHIVEGIKRLGAGIKSFLSKA
- a CDS encoding DVU0772 family protein, with translation MGSLRDYKNWDIDWEMTPEDAVTLYLEWGNHPWDSKFAPVTSKSDYTNYFTVYLWDDKPRVLFVRRNSEEARELMSIELPKDIADRFRKSVGDLKGNYPVNAEVREWIESQMNN
- a CDS encoding bacteriohemerythrin: MPEKLKLTLSIAVIFLMAAASVVMAAFFPAAESGISLSQIIIICIAIVATILAFISLNSGLNSQQETLCNYLIDLSKGKAKASIPASLDDNVNETAQKAGKAIHELAENFKKSEEEAENLRNRLNKAESETKNVRKELADQKDVLESISKSAANAGGISGKLFAGIEELSAQVNQVSAGMELQRDRVTETATAMEEMNSTVLEVAQNASLAANSSAQSKDNAVHGAKGVAEAIQSFEQIKDTILNLKGTMGTLGEQADNIGQIMTVITDIADQTNLLALNAAIEAARAGEAGRGFAVVADEVRKLAEKTMDATKGVGQAVSKIQDNARENIAAVESAAEDIVNSTEAAAKSGELMEAIVGFVDETNTQVESIAAASEEQSAASEEINMAISDVARVASETSEGMSASAHALTEIASVVEELDSIVQGISSGRIVDTSSGKIVEWSDDLSVDVRIIDEHHMKLLDLINELYGAMRQRKADTIIGEVAERLLEYTIYHFGYEEKIFDKHGYPEKDPHKKLHKTFIDKIADFKADVERGKVTASTDIIRFLKDWLIKHIMVVDAKYTDFMHEHGYD
- a CDS encoding bifunctional enoyl-CoA hydratase/phosphate acetyltransferase codes for the protein MTITSLDEIITAVRNHDRPARVAIAPCAEEFVIRSALTAHKEGIAEPIFIGNREKSLAVAEKHGLDIGGFEFHDEQDDVEAVATAVSYFKNGKADLIMKGLVSTSTVLKAILNKQTGVPTRGIISHVTVFEASSQKRLILLTDAGVNIKPNLQRKADILRNAIDVARKLGMEKPKAAILAATEKVNYPAMPATLDADILAKMAAEDAFGDAYVAGPLALDLAISSTAATCKGIDNPVAGCADILLTPEIESGNILYKALATIAGKTMASVVVGSEVPIVVSSRGDSDSSKFHSIALACYLSGM
- the ilvN gene encoding acetolactate synthase small subunit gives rise to the protein MKHTISALVKNKTGVLAESSAAFQKNKINITSISCGETENMDVSRMVICAEGNKEEIAKVTEQLKAMDFVIQLDDLARKEFVDRELVLIKVEVNKDTMSQIMQIFEVFRADVVGMGQKTITVELSGDQERVEGLIKILQPFGIKSLCRTGMIALKRGDE
- a CDS encoding YigZ family protein, which translates into the protein MSNQAYPVPLKSIRTEETIKKSRFICDIKPVSTREEAKEFIASIKSEFPDARHHCSAFIAGPPKTGDMGMSDDGEPQGTAGKPMLQVLQGSGIGDIAAVVTRYFGGIKLGTGGLVRAYSGAVQQGLEALEVVMKVPMRVLTVKISYAQEGMLRRMLDDYRAEIEEQSFGASLTFTLIMPSDQVEAFSARIVEETNGTAELLVEEEDIWR
- a CDS encoding ATP-binding protein; protein product: MVEMNNHHELGELLPAMICEFLPDSTLTYVNKAYCEFFGKNEEELVGYKFLEFLPEEAVDAVKNRYLTLTPENPVHTHVHEVVRDGEICWHEWTNRAFFNEQGQAVRFQAVGQDTTERKLMEQLLKSRLMLREYSIEHGVDVIIGRALEEVEKLTCSEYVFFRFVESEEFIIDVNEQAELNSFLSKKYEGKMLDAALLDDWCLECYRKCCSIYNVEIDESDLHKGLRHDYMQYVLITPVLYQGKVFAVLGLCKKDRQFSKNDTEVINQLATTAVDAVVHKIMSDALLKSKEKAEAASKVKSEFLANMSHEIRTPINGIMGMLQLLKTTDLDAEQLEYVDYAMKSSGRLSSLLTDILDLTMVEAGQFELQIAPFEIAETIDSIRQLFGQEAREKGLVLNFNISPDVPETINGDALRLQQVLVNLVGNALKFTEHGMVDVEVLLAEKHPDGLLFKVKDTGIGIADGMLEKLFEPFIQGDGSYKRSFQGAGLGLSICKRVLKVMGGEIYVSSILGEGTVFSFIMPLIAEESDALGEQRQSAKILIADDDMVSRFAIQKQLEKMGYEVHIAENGGRALEMLAANEYDLALIDIQMPVVDGVEVIRQVRSGAIGKVVSRMPLIAVSAYAMSGDAEKFTESGADDYITKPLLFEDLEKSILKILI
- a CDS encoding transporter substrate-binding domain-containing protein, whose translation is MKIRYKLITLITILLLAPQYVFAARQLTFATDPFPPYYYEEDGIPRGLQYELAKIVFDKMHLSFKLIFVPWKRALLMAESGKVDGIFGLRKTEERQRWLIYPEEPLMNVVTVIFKRADDPFEYNGIQSLKGKKVGITKGYTYGSNFDNSTLFEKEQVSSIRHNFLKLLAGRIDLVAGYRAVGVNTMANMNLQERIAICPNNVYTTALYIGFTKVPGYGRISQKFSKELNEFKKSIDCNDFIRKMDIPKEMITPCK
- a CDS encoding LysR family transcriptional regulator; this encodes MSKTNPSNLDLNLLVILDTIFTERSLTLAGNKLFMTQSAVSHALSKLRHHFDDRLFVRRGNIMEATPLCKTIHRNIAPSLKTINQSIADRGEFDPASSKRTFSLGLSDYLCKLLLPDILQLIENRAPEISIRIMQTTYEKREEMLQNGKLDVFLGCPRNYGAGVLKEKLFDDREVCVIRNDHPIQGKVMNEAEMADSEFAALSLSESGLGFLEDYLYRKGVQRKIKIVLQQETVIPSLVENSDLVGSVAQRLAEMYAAKGRLRIVQLPLKNTEFEVSQHWHSLNDNDPAQQWIRSVIKEVATQLPPLGHSL